One Brassica napus cultivar Da-Ae chromosome C4, Da-Ae, whole genome shotgun sequence genomic region harbors:
- the LOC106391722 gene encoding ferritin-4, chloroplastic, with translation MLLKTVSSSSAALSLVSLHGGVKDVSPLLSSTNLRVSSGKSENLSVSVRATKDSTTDELSGVVFQPFEEVKKELDLVPTSAHVSLARQKYSDECESAINEQINVEYNLSYVYHAMYAYLDRDNVALKGLAKFFKESSVEEREHAEKLMEYQNKRGGKVKLQFIVAPLSEFEHVDKGDALYGMELALSLEKLVNEKLLNLHNVASKNGDVHLADFIESEFLTEQVEAIKKISEYVAQLRRVGKGHGTWHFNQMLLEQ, from the exons ATGCTTCTCAAGACGGTTTCTTCGTCTTCCGCTGCTCTCTCGCTCGTGAGTCTCCATGGCGGAGTCAAGGACGTTTCTCCTCTGCTATCCTCCACGAACCTTCGAGTTTCTTCTGGAAAATCTGAAAATCTCTCCGTCTCTGTTCGCGCAACTAAAGACTCAACCACCGACGAGCTAAGCGGCGTCGTTTTCCAGCCGTTTGAGGAGGTTAAGAAGGAGCTCGATCTCGTCCCAACCAGCGCTCACGTCTCGCTCGCTCGTCAAAAGTACTCAGACGAGTGCGAATCCGCGATTAACGAGCAGATCAA TGTGGAGTACAATCTCTCGTATGTGTATCACGCCATGTATGCTTACTTGGATAGAGATAACGTCGCGCTCAAAGGTCTTGCCAA GTTCTTTAAGGAATCGAGTGTGGAAGAAAGAGAGCATGCTGAGAAGTTGATGGAGTATCAG AACAAACGTGGTGGGAAGGTTAAGTTACAGTTCATTGTAGCGCCTCTCTCGGAGTTTGAACACGTTGATAAAGGAGATGCTCTCTATG GGATGGAGCTGGCTCTGTCACTGGAGAAACTGGTTAATGAGAAGCTCTTAAACCTCCACAAT GTTGCTTCCAAGAACGGAGATGTTCACTTGGCTGATTTTATTGAGAGCGAGTTTCTGACCGAGCAG GTGGAGGCAATCAAGAAAATTTCAGAGTATGTAGCTCAACTAAGAAGAGTTGGCAAAGGACACG GGACATGGCATTTCAATCAAATGCTTCTGGAACAGTAA
- the LOC106391721 gene encoding DEAD-box ATP-dependent RNA helicase 37 yields MSESWADVVDSENNTASGSTTQNSHNTASGSTKPSRPAYVPPHLRNKQPSSDPVPPLPANDRVGYNGPPSASRWAPPGGYRADAGRPRGTGGGWNNRSGGWDRREREVNPFENADAEPEPAFTELDNTGINFDAYEDIPIETSGDNVPPSVNTFAEIDLGEALNLNIRRCKYVKPTPVQRHAIPILLAGRDLMACAQTGSGKTAAFCFPIISGIMKDQHVLQRPRGSRTVYPLAVILSPTRELASQIHDEAKKFSYQTGVKVVVAYGGTPINQQLRELERGVDILVATPGRLNDLLERARVSMQMIRFLALDEADRMLDMGFEPQIRKIVEQMDMPPRGVRQTLLFSATFPREIQRLAADFLANYIFLAVGRVGSSTDLIVQRVEFVLDSDKRSHLMDLLHAQRENGIQGKQALTLVFVETKRGADSLENWLCINGFPATSIHGDRSQQEREVALKSFKSGRTPILVATDVAARGLDIPHVAHVVNFDLPNDIDDYVHRIGRTGRAGKSGLATAFFNDGNTSMARSLSELMQEANQEVPAWLSRYASRSSFGGGKNKRSGGRFGGRDFRREGSYSRGGGGGGYYGGGGGGGYGGGYGAPSGGYGGETPSAWD; encoded by the exons ATGAGTGAATCATGGGCTGACGTGGTTGACTCAGAGAACAACACTGCCTCTGGGTCTACTACTCAAAACTCTCACAACACTGCCTCTGGGTCTACTAAACCGTCACGACCTGCTTATGTTCCTCCACATCTAAGGAACAAGCAACCATCTTCCGACCCTGTTCCTCCACTTCCAGCTAATGATCGTGTTGGCTATAACGGTCCACCTTCCGCCTCTCGTTGGGCTCCTCCTGGTGGTTACAGGGCTGATGCAGGTCGTCCACGAGGAACTGGCGGTGGCTGGAACAACAGGAGTGGAGGGTGGGACCGTAGGGAGCGCGAAGTCAACCCCTTTGAGAACGCTGACGCTGAGCCTGAGCCTGCGTTTACTGAGCTGGACAACACTGGGATTAACTTTGATGCTTACGAAGATATCCCGATTGAGACTAGTGGGGATAATGTGCCTCCTTCTGTCAACACGTTCGCGGAGATTGATCTAGGGGAGGCTTTGAATCTGAACATCAGGAGGTGCAAGTACGTGAAGCCGACGCCCGTGCAGAGGCACGCGATCCCTATATTGCTTGCCGGGAGGGATTTGATGGCGTGTGCTCAGACGGGGTCTGGGAAGACGGCTGCGTTTTGTTTTCCGATAATTAGTGGGATCATGAAGGATCAGCATGTGTTGCAGAGACCACGTGGCTCAAGGACTGTTTACCCTCTTGCGGTTATTCTATCGCCGACGAGGGAGTTAGCAAGTCAG ATACATGATGAAGCTAAAAAGTTCTCTTACCAAACTGGTGTGAAGGTTGTTGTTGCTTATGGAGGAACACCTATTAACCAGCAG CTACGGGAACTTGAGAGGGGAGTCGATATTCTTGTGGCGACTCCTGGTAGACTAAATGATTTGCTCGAGAGAGCTAGAGTCTCTATGCAGATGATTAGATTCTTAGCTCTTGATGAGGCCGATAGGATGCTGGACATGGGTTTTGAGCCACAGATTAGGAAGATTGTCGAACAAATGGACATGCCTCCGCGTGGTGTTAGACAGACGCTTTTGTTTAGTGCTACTTTTCCAAGAGAGATTCAG AGACTCGCAGCTGACTTCTTAGCAAATTATATATTCTTGGCTGTGGGTAGAGTAGGTTCAAGTACTGACTTAATTGTCCAAAGGGTTGAGTTTGTCCTTGACTCTGACAAGAGAAGTCATCTCATGGACCTGCTTCATGCTCAGAGAGAGAATGGCATCCAAGGCAAG CAAGCCCTGACCTTAGTCTTTGTGGAGACAAAGAGGGGAGCCGACTCTTTGGAAAATTGGCTGTGCATCAATGGGTTTCCAGCAACCTCCATTCACGGTGACAGATCACAGCAG GAAAGAGAAGTGGCGCTGAAGTCATTCAAGAGCGGGAGAACGCCGATTCTGGTCGCAACAGACGTGGCAGCGCGTGGTCTCGACATTCCCCACGTGGCTCACGTTGTGAACTTCGATCTACCGAACGACATTGACGACTACGTCCACCGTATTGGACGAACAGGACGCGCTGGCAAATCAGGACTAGCGACTGCCTTCTTCAACGACGGCAACACCTCGATGGCTAGATCTCTCTCTGAGCTGATGCAAGAAGCTAACCAGGAAGTCCCTGCGTGGCTCTCGCGGTATGCGTCGCGTTCCTCCTTTGGTGGTGGTAAGAACAAGCGGTCTGGTGGTCGGTTTGGTGGCCGTGACTTTAGAAGGGAAGGTTCTTACAGtagaggaggaggtggtggtggttactatggtggtggaggaggaggaggctatGGCGGTGGATATGGAGCTCCAAGTGGTGGATATGGTGGAGAAACTCCAAGTGCGTGGGACTGA
- the LOC106391719 gene encoding embryonic protein DC-8-like isoform X1, translating into MASEQARRENVVKEREVQVEKDRVPKMTSHFESIAEKGKDSDTQRQQETTTHFVSLSDKGNEGEGETKMKMTKMPHTVGKFVVHSGDKEGTGKKEEEEQERATLEDIQGFRANAQQKSMDTVRAAEERYNKAKEGLSRGGQGGQQVEGRGRECGVHVTHGGTEKGGSVQDTASEKTQRASDYAREKAREAGHVGAQRGQEAKEQAARAKDYTMEKGGDVKDTASEKTQRASDYAREKAREAGHMGAQKGQAGRAKDYTMEKGGDVKDTASEESQRASDYAREKAREAGHMGAQKEQEAKEQAARAKDYTMEKAGEAKETAAEKARRASQYATEKAKETANMTAEQAARAKDMALQKAAEAKDTAAEKAKYATEKGRETGITAAEQAARAKDLALQKAVEAKDIAAEKAARAKDYTLQKAVEAKDIAAEKAQRASQYVTEKGKETGNLTAQKGQEAKEQTVSVTAKAKDYTVQKAGEAVEMSKEAAEYAKETVVEGGKGAAHYTGVAAEKAGTVGWTAAHFTTEKVVQGTKAVAGTVEGAVGYAGHKAAEVGSKAVDLTKEKAAVAADTVVGYTARKKEEAQHRDQEMHQGGEEEKGRGYVTEPRGGFQEEYKGERGSTEEDVFGYGPKGFSGAERRDVREEYGRGRESEEDVFGYGAQGGVSRDVGEEEFYGGGGRRNERYAQEQGAGAGGVLGAIGETIAEIAKTTTNIVIGDPPERTHEHGTAGYMGQEHGRR; encoded by the exons ATGGCGTCAGAGCAAGCAAGAAGAGAGAACGTGGTGAAGGAAAGAGAAGTTCAAGTGGAGAAAGATAGAGTCCCGAAGATGACGAGTCATTTCGAGTCAATAGCCGAGAAAGGCAAAGACTCCGACACGCAGAGGCAGCAGGAGACGACGACACACTTTGTGTCGCTCTCGGACAAAGGGAACGAAGGAGAAGGGGAGACGAAGATGAAGATGACTAAGATGCCTCACACCGTTGGGAAGTTCGTTGTGCATAGTGGTGATAAGGAAGGAACGGgaaagaaggaggaggaggagcaagAGAGGGCAACCCTAGAGGATATTCAAGGGTTTAGAGCCAATGCTCAGCAGAAGTCGATGGATACGGTACGAGCAGCGGAGGAGAGGTATAACAAGGCTAAGGAGGGTTTGAGCCGTGGCGGACAAGGAGGACAACAAGTGGAGGGAAGAGGAAGAGAGTGTGGTGTCCATGTTACTCACGGTGGGACTGAGAAAGGAGGAAGCGTGCAAGACACGGCAAGTGAGAAGACTCAGAGAGCTTCTGATTACGCGAGGGAGAAGGCAAGGGAAGCTGGACACGTGGGGGCTCAAAGAGGGCAAGAGGCTAAAGAACAAGCTGCAAGAGCCAAAGACTACACTATGGAGAAGGGAGGAGACGTGAAGGACACGGCAAGTGAGAAGACTCAGAGAGCTTCTGATTACGCGAGGGAGAAGGCAAGGGAAGCTGGACACATGGGGGCTCAAAAAGGGCAAGCTGGTAGAGCTAAAGATTACACTATGGAGAAGGGAGGAGACGTGAAGGACACGGCAAGTGAGGAGAGTCAGAGAGCTTCTGATTACGCGAGGGAGAAGGCAAGGGAAGCTGGACACATGGGGGCTCAAAAAGAGCAAGAGGCGAAGGAACAAGCTGCAAGAGCCAAAGATTACACTATGGAGAAAGCTGGTGAAGCCAAAGAGACTGCGGCTGAGAAGGCTCGGAGAGCTTCTCAATATGCAACTGAGAAAGCAAAAGAAACAGCAAACATGACAGCTGAACAAGCTGCAAGAGCCAAAGACATGGCTTTACAGAAAGCTGCTGAAGCTAAAGACACGGCGGCTGAGAAGGCTAAGTATGCAACTGAGAAAGGAAGAGAAACGGGCATCACGGCGGCTGAGCAGGCTGCAAGAGCCAAAGACTTGGCTTTACAGAAAGCTGTTGAAGCCAAGGACATTGCGGCTGAGAAAGCTGCAAGAGCCAAAGACTACACTCTTCAGAAAGCTGTTGAAGCTAAGGACATAGCGGCTGAGAAAGCTCAGAGAGCTTCTCAGTATGTAACCGAGAAAGGGAAGGAGACTGGGAACCTTACTGCTCAGAAAGGACAAGAAGCCAAAGAACAGACGGTTTCAGTGACGGCAAAAGCCAAAGACTATACAGTTCAGAAGGCTGGTGAAGCGGTGGAAATGAGCAAAGAAGCGGCTGAGTATGCAAAAGAGACGGTGGTGGAAGGAGGCAAAGGAGCTGCGCATTACACTGGAGTGGCGGCCGAGAAAGCTGGTACGGTTGGGTGGACAGCGGCGCATTTCACCACGGAGAAAGTGGTGCAAGGGACCAAAGCGGTCGCTGGTACTGTGGAAGGAGCGGTTGGTTACGCAGGGCATAAGGCGGCGGAAGTTGGTTCTAAGGCGGTGGACTTGACTAAGGAGAAAGCTGCAGTGGCTGCTGATACGGTGGTTGGGTACACAGCGAGGAAGAAAGAGGAAGCTCAACACAGAGACCAAGAGATGCACCAG ggAGGTGAGGAAGAGAAGGGACGAGGTTATGTCACGGAACCAAGGGGAGGGTTTCAAGAGGAGTACAAAGGAGAAAGAGGGAGTACCGAGGAAGATGTCTTTGGGTATGGACCAAAAGGCTTCTCCGGAGCAGAGAGGAGAGACGTCAGGGAGGAGTacggaagaggaagagagagtgAGGAAGATGTCTTCGGATATGGAGCACAAGGAGGAGTCTCCAGAGATGTCGGGGAGGAGGAGTTCTACGGAGGAGGAGGGAGAAGGAACGAGAGATATGCCCAAGAACAAGGGGCTGGAGCGGGTGGAGTGCTTGGGGCTATTGGCGAGACTATAGCTGAGATTGCAAAGACTACAACGAACATAGTTATTGGTGATCCTCCTGAGAGGACACATGAGCATGGAACTGCTGGTTATATGGGACAGGAACATGGACGTCGTTGA
- the LOC106391719 gene encoding embryonic protein DC-8-like isoform X2 — MASEQARRENVVKEREVQVEKDRVPKMTSHFESIAEKGKDSDTQRQQETTTHFVSLSDKGNEGEGETKMKMTKMPHTVGKFVVHSGDKEGTGKKEEEEQERATLEDIQGFRANAQQKSMDTVRAAEERYNKAKEGLSRGGQGGQQVEGRGRECGVHVTHGGTEKGGSVQDTASEKTQRASDYAREKAREAGHVGAQRGQEAKEQAARAKDYTMEKGGDVKDTASEKTQRASDYAREKAREAGHMGAQKGQAGRAKDYTMEKGGDVKDTASEESQRASDYAREKAREAGHMGAQKEQEAKEQAARAKDYTMEKAGEAKETAAEKARRASQYATEKAKETANMTAEQAARAKDMALQKAAEAKDTAAEKAKYATEKGRETGITAAEQAARAKDLALQKAVEAKDIAAEKAARAKDYTLQKAVEAKDIAAEKAQRASQYVTEKGKETGNLTAQKGQEAKEQTVSVTAKAKDYTVQKAGEAVEMSKEAAEYAKETVVEGGKGAAHYTGVAAEKAGTVGWTAAHFTTEKVVQGTKAVAGTVEGAVGYAGHKAAEVGSKAVDLTKEKAAVAADTVVGYTARKKEEAQHRDQEMHQVRKRRDEVMSRNQGEGFKRSTKEKEGVPRKMSLGMDQKASPEQRGETSGRSTEEEERVRKMSSDMEHKEESPEMSGRRSSTEEEGEGTRDMPKNKGLERVECLGLLARL; from the exons ATGGCGTCAGAGCAAGCAAGAAGAGAGAACGTGGTGAAGGAAAGAGAAGTTCAAGTGGAGAAAGATAGAGTCCCGAAGATGACGAGTCATTTCGAGTCAATAGCCGAGAAAGGCAAAGACTCCGACACGCAGAGGCAGCAGGAGACGACGACACACTTTGTGTCGCTCTCGGACAAAGGGAACGAAGGAGAAGGGGAGACGAAGATGAAGATGACTAAGATGCCTCACACCGTTGGGAAGTTCGTTGTGCATAGTGGTGATAAGGAAGGAACGGgaaagaaggaggaggaggagcaagAGAGGGCAACCCTAGAGGATATTCAAGGGTTTAGAGCCAATGCTCAGCAGAAGTCGATGGATACGGTACGAGCAGCGGAGGAGAGGTATAACAAGGCTAAGGAGGGTTTGAGCCGTGGCGGACAAGGAGGACAACAAGTGGAGGGAAGAGGAAGAGAGTGTGGTGTCCATGTTACTCACGGTGGGACTGAGAAAGGAGGAAGCGTGCAAGACACGGCAAGTGAGAAGACTCAGAGAGCTTCTGATTACGCGAGGGAGAAGGCAAGGGAAGCTGGACACGTGGGGGCTCAAAGAGGGCAAGAGGCTAAAGAACAAGCTGCAAGAGCCAAAGACTACACTATGGAGAAGGGAGGAGACGTGAAGGACACGGCAAGTGAGAAGACTCAGAGAGCTTCTGATTACGCGAGGGAGAAGGCAAGGGAAGCTGGACACATGGGGGCTCAAAAAGGGCAAGCTGGTAGAGCTAAAGATTACACTATGGAGAAGGGAGGAGACGTGAAGGACACGGCAAGTGAGGAGAGTCAGAGAGCTTCTGATTACGCGAGGGAGAAGGCAAGGGAAGCTGGACACATGGGGGCTCAAAAAGAGCAAGAGGCGAAGGAACAAGCTGCAAGAGCCAAAGATTACACTATGGAGAAAGCTGGTGAAGCCAAAGAGACTGCGGCTGAGAAGGCTCGGAGAGCTTCTCAATATGCAACTGAGAAAGCAAAAGAAACAGCAAACATGACAGCTGAACAAGCTGCAAGAGCCAAAGACATGGCTTTACAGAAAGCTGCTGAAGCTAAAGACACGGCGGCTGAGAAGGCTAAGTATGCAACTGAGAAAGGAAGAGAAACGGGCATCACGGCGGCTGAGCAGGCTGCAAGAGCCAAAGACTTGGCTTTACAGAAAGCTGTTGAAGCCAAGGACATTGCGGCTGAGAAAGCTGCAAGAGCCAAAGACTACACTCTTCAGAAAGCTGTTGAAGCTAAGGACATAGCGGCTGAGAAAGCTCAGAGAGCTTCTCAGTATGTAACCGAGAAAGGGAAGGAGACTGGGAACCTTACTGCTCAGAAAGGACAAGAAGCCAAAGAACAGACGGTTTCAGTGACGGCAAAAGCCAAAGACTATACAGTTCAGAAGGCTGGTGAAGCGGTGGAAATGAGCAAAGAAGCGGCTGAGTATGCAAAAGAGACGGTGGTGGAAGGAGGCAAAGGAGCTGCGCATTACACTGGAGTGGCGGCCGAGAAAGCTGGTACGGTTGGGTGGACAGCGGCGCATTTCACCACGGAGAAAGTGGTGCAAGGGACCAAAGCGGTCGCTGGTACTGTGGAAGGAGCGGTTGGTTACGCAGGGCATAAGGCGGCGGAAGTTGGTTCTAAGGCGGTGGACTTGACTAAGGAGAAAGCTGCAGTGGCTGCTGATACGGTGGTTGGGTACACAGCGAGGAAGAAAGAGGAAGCTCAACACAGAGACCAAGAGATGCACCAG GTGAGGAAGAGAAGGGACGAGGTTATGTCACGGAACCAAGGGGAGGGTTTCAAGAGGAGTACAAAGGAGAAAGAGGGAGTACCGAGGAAGATGTCTTTGGGTATGGACCAAAAGGCTTCTCCGGAGCAGAGAGGAGAGACGTCAGGGAGGAGTacggaagaggaagagagagtgAGGAAGATGTCTTCGGATATGGAGCACAAGGAGGAGTCTCCAGAGATGTCGGGGAGGAGGAGTTCTACGGAGGAGGAGGGAGAAGGAACGAGAGATATGCCCAAGAACAAGGGGCTGGAGCGGGTGGAGTGCTTGGGGCTATTGGCGAGACTATAG
- the LOC106392278 gene encoding protein trichome birefringence-like 39: protein MGFSSQENSSFFFFFFFFFLLCLSTVSAYTNASSNNSSEAVRRELRSGRCNWFKGSWVYDVKYPLYDPYKCPFIDPQFNCKKYGRPDNLYLKYRWQPSSCSLPRFNGLYFLRKMKGKKIMFVGDSLSTNMWQSLACLIHAWVPNARYTLLRQKGLASLTFEEYGVTLKLYRTQFLVDLDSEKVGRVLKLDSIKQGRLWRGMDVLVFNSWHWWTHTGHIQPWDYMEDGKRLYKDMNRLVAYYKGMTTWSRWVNAFVDPSKTKVFFNGVSPTHYEGKDWGEPMKTCKSQTQPFYGRKYPGGIPMAWVVLAKVMMRLKKPVHWLDITGLSQLRKDAHPSAFSGNHPGNDCSHWCLPGLPDTWNILFYSKLFS, encoded by the exons ATGGGTTTCTCATCCCAAGAGAAcagttctttcttctttttcttcttcttcttctttctcctatGTCTCTCCACAGTCTCTGCTTACACCAACGCAAGCAGCAACAATAGTTCTGAAGCAGTAAGAAGAGAGCTACGTTCTGGGCGATGCAACTGGTTTAAAGGGAGTTGGGTTTATGACGTAAAGTATCCACTTTACGATCCTTATAAATGTCCGTTCATAGATCCACAGTTTAACTGCAAGAAGTATGGTCGTCCCGACAATCTTTACCTTAAGTATCGATGGCAGCCATCTTCTTGTTCTCTCCCCAG ATTCAATGGGTTGTATTTCTTGAGGAAGATGAAAGGGAAGAAGATAATGTTCGTTGGAGATTCACTAAGCACAAACATGTGGCAGTCTCTAGCTTGTCTAATTCATGCTTGGGTTCCTAATGCTCGTTACACTCTTCTTCGCCAAAAGGGTCTCGCTTCACTCACCTTCGAG GAATATGGAGTGACGTTGAAGCTATACAGAACGCAGTTCTTAGTGGATTTAGATTCTGAGAAAGTTGGGAGAGTGCTTAAGCTGGATTCCATTAAACAAGGCAGATTGTGGAGAGGCATGGACGTCTTGGTTTTCAACAGTTGGCATTGGTGGACACACACCGGTCACATCCAGCC GTGGGATTACATGGAAGATGGGAAGAGACTGTACAAAGACATGAACAGGCTGGTCGCTTATTACAAAGGTATGACCACTTGGTCTCGATGGGTTAATGCTTTTGTCGATCCGTCTAAGACCAAAGTCTTCTTCAATGGCGTTTCTCCTACTCACTACGA GGGGAAGGATTGGGGAGAACCAATGAAGACATGTAAGAGTCAAACACAGCCATTCTACGGGAGGAAGTATCCAGGAGGGATACCAATGGCTTGGGTAGTTTTAGCCAAAGTGATGATGAGATTGAAGAAACCGGTCCACTGGCTCGACATAACCGGTCTGTCTCAGCTTCGTAAAGATGCTCATCCTTCTGCTTTCAGTGGGAACCATCCTGGGAATGACTGTAGCCATTGGTGTCTTCCTGGTTTACCTGATACTTGGAACATACTCTTTTACTCTAAACTTTTCTCTTGA
- the LOC106391718 gene encoding phosphoenolpyruvate carboxylase 2-like, whose translation MATGSLKKMGSIDAQLRLIAPAKVSEDDKLVEYDALLLDRFLDILQDLHGEEVREFVQECYEVAADYDGNRNTAKLEELGNMLTSLDPGDSIVVTKSFSNMLSLANLAEEVQIAYRRRIKKLKKGDFADEASATTESDIEETLKRLLQLNKTPEEVFDALKNQTLDLVLTAHPTQSVRRSLLQKFGRIRDCLTQLYAKDITPDDKQELDEALQREIQAAFRTDEIRRTPPTPQDEMRAGMSYFHETIWKGVPKFLRRVDTALKNIGINERVPYNAPLIQFSSWMGGDRDGNPRVTPEVTRDVCLLARMMAANLYFSQIEDLMFEMSMWRCNEELRVRAEVQRCAKRDAKHYIEFWKQIPSNEPYRAILGDVRDKLYNTRERARQLLSSGVSDIPEDSVFTSVDQFLEPLELCYRSLCDCGDRPIADGSLLDFLRQVSTFGLALVKLDIRQESDRHTDVLDAITQHLGIGSYKEWSEDKRQEWLLSELSGKRPLFGHDLPKTEEIADVLDTFKVISELPHDSFGAYIISMATAPSDVLAVELLQRECGITHPLRVVPLFEKLADLENAPASVARLFSIEWYRNRINGKQEVMIGYSDSGKDAGRLSAAWQLYKTQEELVKVAKEYGVKLTMFHGRGGTVGRGGGPTHLAILSQPPDTIHGQLRVTVQGEVIEQSFGEEHLCFRTLQRFTAATLEHGMNPPVSPKPEWRVLMDEMAVIATEEYRSVVFKEPRFVEYFRLATPELEYGRMNIGSRPSKRKPSGGIESLRAIPWIFAWTQTRFHLPVWLGFGSAFKRVIQKDAKNLNMLKEMYNQWPFFRVTIDLVEMVFAKGDPGIAALYDRLLVSEELQPFGEQLRVNYQETRRLLLQVAGHKDILEGDPYLRQRLQLRDPYITTLNVCQAYTLKQIRDPSFHVKVRPHLSKDYMESSKPAAELVKLNPKSEYAPGLEDTVILTMKGIAAGMQNTG comes from the exons ATGGCCACGGGAAGTTTGAAGAAGATGGGTTCCATAGATGCTCAGCTCAGGCTTATTGCTCCTGCTAAGGTCTCTGAAGACGACAAGCTTGTGGAGTACGATGCTCTCTTGCTGGATCGGTTTCTCGATATTCTCCAGGATTTGCATGGCGAAGAAGTCAGAGAATTC GTTCAAGAGTGCTACGAGGTAGCCGCTGATTACGACGGGAACCGCAACACTGCTAAGCTAGAGGAGCTCGGAAACATGCTGACGTCTCTGGACCCAGGAGACTCAATCGTTGTCACGAAGTCATTCTCCAACATGCTTAGCTTGGCTAACTTGGCCGAGGAAGTCCAGATTGCATACAGGCGCAGGATCAAGAAGCTTAAGAAAGGTGACTTCGCTGATGAGGCATCCGCAACAACTGAATCCGATATTGAAGAGACTCTCAAGAGGCTGTTGCAGCTTAACAAGACTCCTGAAGAGGTCTTTGATGCTCTCAAGAACCAGACTCTTGACTTGGTCTTAACTGCTCATCCTACTCAATCTGTTCGCCGGTCTTTGCTCCAAAAGTTTGGAAG GATTCGTGATTGCTTGACACAGCTATATGCAAAAGACATTACTCCTGATGATAAACAAGAACTCGATGAAGCTCTTCAACGAGAG ATTCAAGCTGCTTTCCGCACGGATGAGATCAGAAGAACTCCGCCTACACCACAAGATGAGATGAGAGCAGGGATGAGCTACTTCCACGAGACAATCTGGAAAGGAGTTCCTAAATTCCTGAGACGTGTTGACACTGCTTTGAAGAACATTGGAATCAACGAGCGTGTTCCCTACAATGCACCTCTCATTCAGTTCTCTTCTTGGATGGGTGGAGACCGTGATG GAAACCCTCGAGTGACTCCTGAAGTTACAAGAGATGTATGCTTACTAGCTAGAATGATGGCTGCTAATCTCTACTTCTCCCAGATTGAAGATCTCATGTTTGAG ATGTCCATGTGGCGTTGCAATGAAGAACTTCGTGTACGTGCAGAAGTTCAAAGGTGTGCCAAAAGAGATGCCAAACACTATATAG AGTTTTGGAAACAAATCCCTTCAAATGAGCCATACAGAGCTATACTCGGAGACGTTAGGGACAAACTCTACAACACGCGCGAGCGTGCGCGTCAGCTCTTGTCAAGCGGAGTCTCAGACATTCCTGAAGACTCTGTCTTCACCAGTGTGGACCAGTTCTTGGAGCCGCTTGAGCTTTGCTACAGGTCGCTATGCGACTGTGGAGACAGACCTATAGCCGATGGAAGCCTGCTAGACTTCTTGCGCCAAGTGTCTACCTTCGGACTCGCCCTTGTGAAGCTCGACATCCGTCAAGAATCCGACAGACACACCGATGTTTTAGACGCGATCACGCAGCACTTGGGCATAGGATCTTACAAAGAATGGTCGGAGGACAAAAGACAAGAGTGGCTCTTATCCGAGCTGAGCGGGAAACGCCCCCTCTTCGGACACGACCTTCCCAAAACCGAGGAGATTGCTGACGTGTTGGACACGTTCAAAGTCATCTCCGAGCTTCCTCACGATAGCTTCGGCGCGTACATCATCTCGATGGCCACTGCTCCATCAGACGTCCTCGCTGTCGAGCTATTACAACGTGAATGTGGAATCACTCATCCTCTCAGAGTCGTCCCCTTGTTCGAGAAGCTAGCCGATTTAGAAAACGCTCCTGCTTCGGTCGCGCGTCTCTTCTCCATAGAATGGTACAGGAACCGAATCAACGGCAAGCAAGAAGTCATGATCGGGTACTCAGACTCAGGCAAAGACGCGGGACGTTTATCCGCGGCGTGGCAGCTGTACAAGACGCAAGAGGAGCTGGTGAAGGTGGCCAAAGAGTACGGAGTGAAGCTGACTATGTTTCACGGGAGAGGTGGGACTGTTGGGAGAGGAGGCGGGCCGACGCATCTCGCTATCTTGTCTCAGCCGCCGGATACGATCCACGGGCAGCTTAGGGTGACGGTTCAGGGGGAAGTTATTGAGCAGTCTTTTGGAGAGGAGCATTTGTGTTTCAGGACGCTTCAGCGTTTCACTGCTGCTACGCTTGAGCATGGGATGAATCCGCCTGTTTCTCCTAAGCCTGAGTGGCGTGTTCTTATGGATGAGATGGCTGTGATTGCTACTGAAGAGTATCGGTCTGTTGTCTTCAAGGAGCCTCGTTTCGTTGAGTACTTCCGTCTG GCAACACCTGAGCTTGAGTATGGAAGGATGAACATAGGAAGCAGACCATCAAAGCGAAAACCAAGCGGAGGCATTGAATCTCTACGTGCAATCCCATGGATCTTTGCCTGGACTCAGACAAGGTTTCACTTGCCGGTCTGGCTAGGCTTTGGATCAGCGTTCAAACGCGTGATCCAGAAAGACGCCAAGAATCTCAACATGCTGAAAGAGATGTACAACCAGTGGCCTttcttccgcgtcacaatcgatCTAGTCGAAATGGTTTTCGCCAAAGGAGACCCTGGGATCGCTGCTCTCTACGACCGTCTCCTCGTCTCTGAAGAGCTTCAACCCTTTGGTGAACAGCTTCGTGTCAACTACCAAGAGACAAGACGCCTCCTCCTCCAG GTGGCTGGTCACAAGGACATTCTTGAAGGTGATCCTTACTTGAGGCAAAGGCTGCAGCTGCGTGACCCATACATCACGACGTTGAACGTGTGCCAAGCCTATACTCTCAAGCAGATACGTGACCCGAGCTTCCACGTCAAAGTGAGGCCACACTTGTCTAAGGACTACATGGAGTCTAGTAAACCAGCGGCTGAGCTAGTTAAGCTGAATCCTAAGAGTGAGTACGCACCTGGACTTGAAGACACTGTTATCCTCACCATGAAGGGTATAGCCGCCGGTATGCAGAATACCGGGTAA